Genomic window (Neurospora crassa OR74A linkage group VI, whole genome shotgun sequence):
GATAACACCTCCTATCTCCCATCCAACCAAAGAGAAATAGAAAGAAAGGGCTAATCGGAAAAGGACTTACCAATAATGTTTCTGCACAAATGTGTAAATGCTAGGCACCACCGCAGCGCACCACTCCCTTGCTTCTTCCTGCGCCACAAGTTCCTCtaacccaccaccagcaccagaaTTTACACCAGCACCAACGCCACTGCTGCCGTAGCCGCGGGCGCTACCACTACCGCCGGATGTCtcggatacctctacctgtgATCCAGATAACAAGAACTTGTTAAGCAACCACAAACTCCCAGAAGGGCAATACCTCAACCACGCCACAGTTTGCGGCACGATACTTCCCGCCGCTACAAAGATCCCACCCAAGCCTAGGGCGATCAGTCGTCTCAGCGTCTTGAACAGCGggactcttcctctttctctcccccCAGACGTAGTAATAACGAAGCCCGATAGGATACTAAGAACCTCCCAAGCAAAGGGGAGTCCGTTCAAGATACCGTTACTTCTGAATAGTGTGGCTAGCCCGAAGGAAAGGCCGGCtaggaggaggtggacgTCTCCTTTCACTGTGAATATCCCCTTTGCACCCCTTTCAACGTTGCCAGAGACAGCGGTGGTACCATCTTGATCAGACAAACAAGATTGAGCATaaaaccaccaccccaaGAACGAAAACAAAGCACACGAGCTTTCGGCGTAGGGGGCGGAGAGAAACAGGCCGGCGGGGGAGAAGATGTGCAGGAGGGAGGTGAGGAGAGCTAGTTTACGCCGCTTTTGGGGAGAAGAGTTGGAGCCGGAGAGTGGTAAGAGGAGAGTCAGGTGGTAGAGGACAAGAGAGGCGAGGAGGTGGGAAGCGTTGGAGACGAGGAGGGCGGTGGTTGCTTCTGCGAGGGCGGTGGGCGAGGTGGCGAGGGACAGGGGTAGGCCGAGGGTTTGCAGAGCTGTGAGGTTTGTTAGTTACTGGTTTTTGTAAAGTTGAGGTAAGTAGATGTGTGAGGTACGTGAAAATGAATGAGGCAAGTGTGGATTGGTGATGTGAGTCCGAAGCGTGACTAGTGGGGACACCAATCCCCCTTCAGCAAAGGAGAGCATATCTCCAAACCAGCTCTTCACCATTTATCCTCCTCTCACCTTCTCACCTCCTCACCTCCTCACTCACCCATCCATTTCCACCAACCCATCCATTTCTACCCATCCATCTCAACCCATCCCAACACCCCAACGCGTCAAACAAAGAAAGATCAAAACTCACCCTTCAAAACCCCTCTCACGcacaccaccaaccccgtCCCAAAAGCCCACTCCTGCTCATAAACATACCCCCTCTTCGCCGCGCTCACAAAATAGATAGCATCCCAACTCGTGAACCTCGTGACCAGCCGCTTGCCAAAGTTGCTCAACAGCTCTACAACCCCATCACCATTACCATCATCGTTGACAGAAAGAGGTTCGGCATTGCCTACCAGCAACAAATCGGCTGAAGTGTCGTAGGCGCGATCATTGACGAGGGTCGAGCCAACGGCAATCAGCAAGAGGAAGAGTTtccagaggaggaaggattTGAGAATGGTTTTGTGGGGGTGCGCGAGTGCGGAACCGGAGCTCTTGGGAGAAGGTGTGGTGGTTGTCATGTCATTGGTTTCTGTCTTTTGATGTTTTGTTGAGATATCTGGTGTATCTGGATCCGGAGCTgcgataggtaggtaggggtcAAAGACCTACGGGAGATTCGAGAAGAATTGTAGACGGTGATTGATTGGGATGGAAGGCGACGGGAAGGCCGTGGGATTGGTGGTACAACACAACGTGTATCTCACTCAGACCATCAAAGGTGTGTGTGTACCTTGCGCGCGCGAAAGGTGGTACTGCGTCTCCCGTGTGTCGtctgtgtgtatgtgtgatGGTTCGTGTCGTGTCACTTTGAGAGTTTGTTGGTAAAGTTCCACGTGGGAGTCAGGGGTTCTTGGTTGTTGAGATTGGCGAGTTTCCCGGTGTTTCGGTAAGGCTGAACGAACGAAACCCGATGAATGAGAAATCTTTAGCTGGTTATGGTTAAAGgtcttgctcttcttttGGCTTTGTTCTGCTCAAGACTGTTGTATGTGCCGTGTTGTGGCGTTTCAGGCCTCCAAATCCAATGTGGTGAACGGGGTATGTGCCTCTTTGAGATGAGAACGAAGTTGTCACTACCAGTGTCACCACTTCCTCGAGGTTGCAGCAAGTGACATTGCGAAACATTCAGTGCTTGCGGCGTGGCACTGAAACTTACGGTATCCGCTGTACTGGAGAGCGCTAATTGTTAACGCACCCTAGCCTTTTATGAGACGCAACGCTCGGACCTATGCCCTTAACGTCTTCCTAAATACAAGACACGACCACACGCCAAGTCATGATGAGAGCTTCACGCCTCCTTTCCTcccaaagtaaacaaactTCCCTTTTTAGCCTGATTCGAGACTTCGGGAGTAACCGGAAACCACTCCCAGGTCCCAATCTCATCACCACGATATGATGTATCCCTTCTTGGCGGTGAACCACAAGATCGCACCAGGCTATCTGCCGGTAGTTGGGTGTCAACTCGAGATATCAGATCACTGTAGTGTAGAAGGTGGCCTGACCTTCCGAACGACATTCGCATGTGAAATGCTGCTGGACATCTTCGCTTATACCATCCATCGTGTTCAAAGTCCAGAACTGCAGCATGGCTCTTAAAAGGGCCGATGAAGGGACTTTTGCCTGATGCGTAAAACTCCGTTGAAAGAAGACTGCAGAAGGATTCAAGAGGTTTCGGCCGAAACTCGTTTGACATTCCTCTCATCAATCAATGACCACAAGCCTTCCCCGAGACATGCGAATGCACTCCTGATGACACAGGTATGTCCCTTGGGCTCACATTCTGactaagtttttttttttttttttttttttctccgaCCCTTGGCATCATCACTAGCTCTTGAGCTCTGAGCTTTGATATGCACTGCAGTACACGTACTATGCAGTAGAAGCCCACCAGATCGTTATTATGTAAGCGGCTCTTCACGTAATTggctcctcttctcttttttaaaCCGTTTGACGATCTCCAAACAAAAGCGCCCCTGCCAACCTTTGGGAATCTCGAATCCCACCCATCAGTGATGTATCATGTATCATGTATCATATCAAGTCATTGCCCGCCCTACCTACATGTtgacttttttctttctttctttctgccCTGTGACATATCTTCTACGCTAGGCCTGCCGAAACGGCCACCACCAGGCATTGGTGGTTGCAACGGTGACATCGTCCCGTTGCTTCAGTTCCCACAGGTGTAGAAGCCCAAAACAacttgacaacaacaacaacaaaaaaagaatCGCAACGGACATCGGGGTCCTTCTTGACTCCGTTTCCGACTCACGGCCGGCCGGGCGGGGTTTTTCTGTCTGCTTCAGTTCTCAACTTGAAGTCAACGTGACTGGTGAAGACTGCCACCACGTTGATACGTATGAGAAATTTCATGTCGGCGATCCGAATCCGCATCGATCCGAACCCGCATCGATCCGAATCCGAATCCGAATCCGAGAATTTTGTGTCCTCcgacttttttttgtgtACTTTGTGAAAATTGTGCAATTTGTGCAACCTGTCCCTCgttttccatccatcccggATGTTCCATCCCTTCAGACTTTCAGCTGGcccactgcactgcagtcAGTCCCGCTACAgtggaagagagagagagaaagagagagagagaatcCACAGTGGAGCGAGGCTTTTCTCCGTCGGTGCCCTCGGCTGGCTTCCATGGgacccgacgacgacgactccatacctacatacctaagGAACTCCCCTCGCCAAAAGTCAAGTCCGCTCCGTAAGCGGTTTTGGTGTTTCTGTCTTGTGACTCCATCTTGAAGTGAAGAATTGCAGGTGAAAATGGAGACGAGTGGAAGGCTGCCGGGGAGAGACCGGCGATCTCCATCCAGCTGCAGCTTGAGCTGCGGAACATCAGTCCGGTGgacttcttttttttcaccgCCTAAAGTTCAACTGGAGCTGTGGAAGGTCTGAGGGTCCGTTATGTACTGCGTATCTGTGAAAGTGGGGTTATATGCAAATGTTAACAACAACGAAAGTATCTCGAAGAAGATGACTTGACGTGATTTGCAGTGATGCGTGTTTCCATCACATGGAAAATTTCTTAGTCTACTCATTTGTAATAGgcctgtagtgtacatgaGTTACCAAGACACAGTTCTTGCTGGGATATACACAGTACACCACGGTTCTTCAGGGTGGCAAAGAAGCTTAATTTGGGCACAAGAAATAGCGACTTTGTCGAAGGCTCGCTCTCTGTTTCTTGTAGAACTACCAAGCTACCAAGTCACATCCCAGCAGAGGTGTGGTGAACGCAAATCATTCAAACAACAGTGGCCAACAGAAAATTTGTTTTAACCAAGGCCCCGGTCAACACCGACCAAAGTCAGGGATACTATGTCTCAGAGGAGAATCATTTGAAATCATAGAGAACGATCCGCTACCCATGTGGCGGCGAGTTGTGGTGGACATGGCGAGCCGTTTTCCCCTGTCGGATGTCGGAACGTCCATGGAAGCAAGGCCGCCGTATGGTCATGAGAAAGAAATACGTCTAAATTTCGAAACCACCTCCCTTTGTGACGCCGTCTGTGTAAAAATACAACCCCCCGTACGATACCATCCCTACGATACGAAAAACATGGAACTGGAACATGTCTCTGTTATAACAAACGCTCCATCGGTACAGTCCAAACCATCCACCACCTGTTCGTATATATCGTGATGTCACTGAACACCCCTGCCTGTTCTACCTGATGTTGTATTGCTTCTTTATGGATTCGCTCAGCTCTCTCGACACAATCACCTGAACTTGCTAACGATAACCGCAATGATAAGGAGGACCAGCACGGTGATGATCGCAATGGTGATTATCCGATTCGTAGCCATCCTAATGGTAAAGGCGCAAGTGGTCAGTATTACCTAATCATCATGATTCGCATTGGGACAAAAGGGGAGGGTGGTACCTGCGTGCCATGCCCTTTAGTGTCTTGACACTTCGGTCCACATAGCCTTCACTCTCGTATAGTATCGTGGTGGTGTGCTCAATGACTTCGCGTTGGCGGTGCAGGTCGGCCAGGGTGCTGGCGCCAATAGCCTCTGTCTCGGCGGCCAGCGCCTGACTGGCCTTGAGGCGTTGTGTGCTCCGATCGAGCCGGTCGGTGCCTTTTACGTTTCGGGGGAAATAGTCAGCATTCCGTTTCTTCTTGCCATGTATAAGGTGCTTCTgtccaccacccaccagATAGCAGCTGCTGCCTCTGCTCAAAATGCCTATCGCCACTCGAAGAGCCCGGGTTATCGGTGTATCTGCCGCCGAACAGGGCGCTGCGGTCCGTCGCCAGCGTCTGCAGCTTGCGACGATACTTGTCCACGTCGCTTCGGTAGTCGCGCAGTCGCTTGTTGATGGCGGTCCGCGACGAGCTGGGCACGTTCTGCTTCTCCATGTTCATCTGGTCCAGCAGCTCGCCGGCCTCCTCCAGGGCGCGCTCGGCCGTGCTGAGGGCGGCTTTCCTGGGCTCGCCCGTCAGCTCCGAGATTTGGTCGAGCTTCTGGACCAGGTCGGCCTGGACCAGCTGGTATTCCGTCTCATAATGCTTGAAGAGCTCTGTGCCGGCTTCGCTGTCGAGAATGTTGGCCATCTTGGATTCAATGGAGTTATGTGTTGCTATCGGATGTGGAGGTTGGGGTTCGGGGCAGGTGTGGGGGTGCTGTCGTCGGGCTGGCCGTATCGGGGTGATGCTCGTTTATCGGCGGGTATCGTTATTCTCAATTATTCAGATTCGTCATTAATCATGCCAAAGAGGGGCGTCGTTGATGCGGTCGCGTTGGACGAGATGTGGTTGGGCTGGCGTGTGGTTGGTCTGATCGCAAGGAGTAGTGGTCGTCGTCGAATGTTGTCTGTCGCCAGCGACACCAGTGTGCTTCGAGCCCCGTTAGTCGTTGCGGTCGTCTCAGCAGCCTGACAAGCGAACTGAAAGGCAGGCAGGCCGCAGGCGGGAGACGACAGCAGCTGTGGGCACGGACCAGCATGGGCACATGACATTCCGCTTGTTACATACAGTTACAGTGGTTACAGTTGCAGCCTAGGCGGGTGACGTACACATGCTTGGCGTTGCCGCATGTATTGCAGTGTTGTTGCAGTACGTGTACGCAAGCGCTGTATGTATTGTTTGCAAAGTGTAACTTACACGGACCGTGTCCAGTTGAACGTATCAACCCCGCCTGGGACTGCCGGGGACTTTGGCGTCTTGAAACTCTTCAATTGGTTTCTTTGTATGACTGAGTTGACCTTTCACCAGCCAGCAACGAATTGAGACCGATGACGACCTAGGGAAGGGAACTGTTTTGGGGGACATATCGCTTAGAAGGTCCAGTCAACGGCCACGTCCCAAGACATGCTAAGATAATATAGTGTACACTGCCTAGACACTGTCACGGCTGCTTGACGCGAACCTTGGCTGGTTTCCCCAGAAAATGGACACATTGCCAGCCTTTTGTTTCTGGTTGGTGTCTTGAATTTTCCAAGTCTTTTTTGGGTTTGTAGTCTGTCGCCACCGATGCTTTGGGAAAATGTTCTCCTGGCAGTCGGGTCGGATTGGTCGGCAATGTTGTTTTGCGGCGCAAATAGTAGGTAGCTGCTCGACATTGCCACGAGATTTGCACCTTCTGTTAAATCATATATATGTCAGCTATGACATTCGGATTTCGTCGCCGACATCAAAACACCAGGACTGCTCATGGCCATCTGGTCCGGCCTCGTGGCACACACTTACTTACACACATACACGCACTCATACACTCTCTCTGTTGCTCGTCGTCCAGCAACACCAGGCTTCAGCCCAGCGATACCGACCCGTCTGACTAAACCTCCACCACAAAacatccatcaccaacggACAAATCAGCGACCCCGGTCACAATTCGAGAATTCGCTGCGAGGTTCTTCATTCGAAGGTTTGTCAGGCTGATCCACTCTCGGCACGCCATAGGATTCGCTGGAATACATCATCGCTTGGCTAGTGGAGAGTGTTGGCGACATTCACCAGGATCGAGTTAcgtaccgccgccgccgccgccgaaggaAAAAGCCCACGCCAACGTCCGACGGTTTTGACACATCGGCGGCCGATTTCAGCGACTCACCGTTGCCGGCGTCCACCGTCATCCACCATCGGCACCGAATTGGCCCCATCTTTTTTAATTTGGCCAGGCTAGCTCAGGGCTTGGCCAGTCCCCTGCCCGCTTACCTTTACCAGGATCTAGCAGGATCTGCCGTGCGCTTCCGCCGtcgctttttttcttctttgggcGCCGCGGGTGTCGTGACCGGCCACTGGcacagcaacaccaccgtTTCCAAACCTCTTGGAGCTCCTCGCAGCTCGGCCACGGCTTGGACCCCGTCAGTCAGAGGGGTGAGGCCAAGACACGGTGACAGTCGGACGCCAATTGGTCATCCACTTTGTTGGTGCTCCCTCCCCTGCCACTCCGAGTCTGCCCAGGTCCCCCTTGATTTGTTTGGTTTCTCTCTTGACATCCTTCCACACACCACAACAACGTCCGAGGCTTTGCTTCTCTTCGGGCTCCTCAAGAACTCCAGAGGCTCCGGTAGCCCAGGGTCTTATTTTTCTCCAGCTCCTCACCTTATCCATCCGGAACAGCTAATTAATTCAAAACATCATCAGGGCcttccttgtcttcttctcttccgtGCTGTCTCCACGTTCCTGGTGTCTCCCAAGGTGTATCTCCTGTTGATCTGGAATCctgtttttgtttctttcccttccatcTTTCGCGACTGTTCTGTTTTCTCCGATACGACGCCACCGGACCGCCGTGGTAGACCTCTCATATAACGTTCCATCACCCCCTTGCTTCACCACGTTCTTAGCTCTTACGCCCTCATCACCACTGGCCAACTGTTCGTTAGGCAACCGCATTTCGACCTGCAACTTTGTATACAACCATTCATCGATGTGAAGGCCAGCTCATCAGCCAGGGCGCTCCAGTGTTCAGTTGAGACGGAGAGGAACGGTTTCGCTTTCGTCGGATTGCGCCAGAGCCAGAGTCCACTATTGACCGTTGAGTTGATTCAGTGTTTCCGTGTTTCGGGATTTGCGCATGTGGCAGTGCTTTGAGAGCAGGGGGATATAGCTGGGGATCATTCTCACTCGGCTTCCGGGTTCCGAATATCGAGAGTTTATATAAGAGGGGGGACGGCCAAAGGCGCACcaacacctacctacttaccatCGCGGCTGGTTCCGTTGAGACGGACTCGGCAACGGCTTACACATTCGACCCTTCCTCATACGGCACTGCAGTTCCTTCCATatcatacctctacacaccCCTGCGCACTTGCCTACTACGATCTCACCTCACTTAGCAATTTCCTCCCTTGCCATATACACATCCTGTCGACCCCAAGCGGAAAGGGCCTCCGGGGCCCTAGGGGTACCTCACCACCATGTTTCTTCACGCAGGCGCCAGTATGCACGGTCACGAATACTCCAACAGACCCTCGTCGTCCCATTCTTCGCACAAGCTACGACCTCCCCTTCTGTTCTCGGCTCTCTCACCACCAAAGAGCCGCGTGACCACCACGACTACCGCCCTTCCAAAGAAACCTGTTTTGCGACAACGGCCAGCATCAGAGTACATTCCCCGGAGCCGCACTCCCGAGCCCTTAGTTCGCTTCCTGGAACCCGATGTGGTGGAACCCCAGACGCCTGAGATGCAACATGACGACCACCATGTCTTCTCTGACTCCGAAATGAGCGAGACGGCCGCCTCGGTCGACGGTCACTCCGAGTCAGGTCGCCgtccccgccgccgtcggACGACCTCGCGCAAGAGCACCAGTACCACTTACTACCTTGGCTATCCTACTCCAAAGAAGCTTGGAAATCTCAAGGTGATGCATACAGTTCTACCCAGGCTGCTCTTACAACTCAAGGCGGTATCTCCTGATGGCCATGCGCGCCCTATGCTCGAGGTCTTCCCGTCTTCGCGGATCGCCGGCCTTGTGATAACTCCCCGACTAGCAAAGCGGTTTCCGGGCATTTTCGGGGTCAAGCGCCAGCTTGGGTACGACGACCTAGTACTGATGAAGCGGGATGATGACGAGTCGGAGCGGGAGGGTTCGGAAAGCGGCGACAGTGACGAGACCTTTGAGAGGAGCAAGCTTCTTGCTGTGTATAGCCCGGTTAAACACTCGGAGGAAACAGAGATTGTACTGGGAGATGGATCCATCTGGACTGCCAAAGCGTTGCCTAACGGGTCCTACGACTTTGTCCATGTCGATGAATGCGGTCATGTAACGACAGCCCGCTGGGCTCGCCGTAGCACTGGCAAAACACCACCTACAACCCCGGCGGATACAcctgcgccgccgcccgAATATCCCCGCTTCACTTTCAGTATTCTCAACCCCTTGTCACGACGCCATCCAGTCATGGCAACTCTAACTCACTGTACACTCGTTGTCCAGGACACTTACACCACTGTCTCCTCGTCCTATGGTCGCTTCCCACCAAGGCCACTTGGTCGCGCGGTTTCAGTCAATGCTCTCAGCCGGGGTGGCTCATCGTCTTGCCCCTCGAGCCCACAAACCTCATCACCAGAAGATAGCGAAGCTGACTCCGGGATCGGCATTACCCAGCCCGAGCCCGAGCCTGAGCGGACTGTGCGCATCATCGACGAAGCCACCAAGTCTCTCATTTCAACCACGGCCTTATGGATAGTCCTGCGATCAGGATGGTCGCCAAATTACGTTCCCAGCACTCACACCCACTCCAGCCCCTGCTCGGACGACAAGTCACCAACAAGTCCAACGACCGGCAACGAAAAGACCCGCCGCAGGCACACATGGTCACGACCGATGGCATCCGACTCCTTGTGCTCCTCAAAGGGCAGCACCCCGCCAATAAGCAGGCAGCCGTCCGACGCAGAAACACCACGGTTACAACAgccagcaacaccagcgCAATCGACCAAACCAAAACGCCACTCCATGCCC
Coding sequences:
- a CDS encoding GPI mannosyltransferase 2; amino-acid sequence: MTTTTPSPKSSGSALAHPHKTILKSFLLWKLFLLLIAVGSTLVNDRAYDTSADLLLVGNAEPLSVNDDGNGDGVVELLSNFGKRLVTRFTSWDAIYFVSAAKRGYVYEQEWAFGTGLVVCVRGVLKALQTLGLPLSLATSPTALAEATTALLVSNASHLLASLVLYHLTLLLPLSGSNSSPQKRRKLALLTSLLHIFSPAGLFLSAPYAESSCALFSFLGWWFYAQSCLSDQDGTTAVSGNVERGAKGIFTVKGDVHLLLAGLSFGLATLFRSNGILNGLPFAWEVLSILSGFVITTSGGRERGRVPLFKTLRRLIALGLGGIFVAAGSIVPQTVAWLRYCPSGSLWLLNKFLLSGSQVEVSETSGGSGSARGYGSSGVGAGVNSGAGGGLEELVAQEEAREWCAAVVPSIYTFVQKHYWNVGFLRYWTLPNIPLFLLAAPMLAILVKSALDQLSQQSSTVTTTINSDAKSTSSASPDTPSSGSVTPSNPESPTTAQQQRMQILIGSAAAEQVLLAVLAVSTYHVQIITRISSGYPLWYWWLAQLLIGDGDMQQQQQQQQQQKKKQLGKGIVVFMVMYAAIQGVLFTSFLPPA
- a CDS encoding vesicle transport V-SNARE protein VTI1; the protein is MANILDSEAGTELFKHYETEYQLVQADLVQKLDQISELTGEPRKAALSTAERALEEAGELLDQMNMEKQNVPSSSRTAINKRLRDYRSDVDKYRRKLQTLATDRSALFGGRYTDNPGSSSGDRHFEQRQQLLSGTDRLDRSTQRLKASQALAAETEAIGASTLADLHRQREVIEHTTTILYESEGYVDRSVKTLKGMARRMATNRIITIAIITVLVLLIIAVIVSKFR